One region of Syntrophobacter fumaroxidans MPOB genomic DNA includes:
- the drmD gene encoding DISARM system SNF2-like helicase DrmD, producing the protein MTTTNASSANGVVRFGAVPEPGQLVEVRRRQWVVTDVSSGALSPASSGDQHLVGLSSLDEDSMGEEIQVVWQMEAGAQVLEKAGLPSITGWDSDDRLEAFLDAVRWGAVTNADRSFLQSPFRSGITIEDYQLDPLVRAVEMARVNLLIADDVGLGKTIEAGLVIQELLVRHRARTVFVVCPASLQVKWQTEMQEKFGLEFRIVDTEYIKRLRRERGIHVNPWTSYPRLVTSMDWMKSGEGFRLLKDVLPPHITYPRKFDILVVDEAHNVAPASASMYALESQRTRLVRSLAPHFTHRLFLSATPHNGYQESFTSLLELLDDQRFARTVMPDEKQLHRVMVRRLKSDIVDANGTPVFPVRKLEGLEIDYAEEERQIHALLGKYTADRSKSVKGTRFEYGTDFVHMLLKKRLFSSPMAFALTLAKHRDTLERGKPKGDRDTMDDRILRKAILKTEEEYSDDSLVEEAQHEAVEVVGELAPPLSREQRDMLDRLSAWGEKARNRVDSKAKAILDWLESHLKTDGRWNGKRVILFTEYRATHSWLHQILTANGYGGDRLMYLHGSMLPDERESVKAAFQAHPDISPVRILLATDAASEGIDLQNHCNYLIHVEIPWNPNVMEQRNGRIDRHGQKEDSVFIWHPVGKGFSARSADRSVKPGDVAGDHEYLMRAVLKIDTIREDLGSVGPVIARQIEEAMLGRRSGLDTASAEAKAAKARKFVTAEKRLQERIARLHERLMEAKNDFHLSPEHISRAVEVALDLAEKPSLKPTGSTHGEKGSVFEVPVLPGSWGRATVGLEHPHTGVRRPITFDHDVAKGRDDVVLAHLNHRLVQMCLRLLREEIWKLDDVKRLHRVAVRTVPDSELRVPAVAVWSRLVITGGDHHRLHEELTLAGGELEHKRFARISQVGKLEALVAQGSPIEPDQALFDVLKDRFERHEDALMAAVEARSRDRLKFLENTLDRRMKSEIADVRTVLDELEASIRKELKSDRQGGQLYLPGFSPEEMAQVKKDVHALEARLARIPEEREEEKAAIEKHYAKPVDRTFPVAVVFLVPQSQARRG; encoded by the coding sequence ATGACAACGACAAACGCAAGTTCGGCGAACGGTGTCGTTCGTTTCGGTGCCGTTCCCGAGCCCGGTCAACTCGTCGAAGTCCGACGTCGTCAATGGGTGGTCACCGATGTTTCCAGTGGAGCCTTGTCACCGGCGAGCAGCGGTGATCAACACCTCGTCGGCCTGTCCTCCCTGGACGAAGATTCCATGGGCGAAGAAATCCAGGTCGTCTGGCAGATGGAGGCCGGAGCCCAGGTCCTGGAAAAGGCGGGTCTGCCGTCGATCACCGGCTGGGACAGCGACGACCGCCTGGAGGCCTTTCTCGACGCCGTTCGCTGGGGAGCCGTCACCAACGCGGATCGCTCTTTTCTGCAATCACCTTTCCGGAGCGGGATAACCATCGAGGACTACCAGCTCGATCCGTTGGTTCGAGCCGTCGAGATGGCCCGCGTCAATCTCCTCATCGCGGACGACGTCGGCTTGGGTAAAACGATCGAGGCGGGACTGGTCATCCAGGAGCTGCTCGTCCGTCATCGCGCCAGGACCGTGTTCGTCGTTTGCCCCGCCAGCCTGCAGGTCAAGTGGCAGACCGAGATGCAGGAGAAATTCGGCCTCGAGTTTCGGATCGTCGACACCGAGTACATCAAGCGCCTCCGTCGCGAACGCGGCATCCACGTGAATCCCTGGACGTCCTATCCACGTCTCGTCACCTCAATGGACTGGATGAAGAGCGGCGAGGGTTTCCGGTTGTTGAAGGACGTACTTCCTCCTCACATTACCTATCCGAGAAAATTCGACATTCTGGTCGTCGACGAGGCGCACAACGTCGCACCGGCGTCGGCATCCATGTATGCCCTGGAAAGCCAGAGAACGCGGCTGGTCCGGTCGCTCGCTCCTCACTTCACCCATCGGCTGTTTTTGAGCGCCACACCCCACAACGGATATCAGGAGTCGTTCACCTCGTTGCTGGAGTTGCTGGACGATCAGCGGTTCGCCAGGACGGTGATGCCGGACGAGAAACAACTTCATCGCGTCATGGTTCGCCGTCTGAAGAGCGACATCGTCGACGCGAACGGCACGCCGGTGTTTCCGGTGCGCAAGCTCGAAGGTCTCGAAATCGACTACGCCGAGGAGGAGCGCCAGATCCACGCCTTGCTCGGAAAGTACACGGCCGACCGTTCGAAGAGCGTCAAGGGCACGCGCTTCGAATATGGAACCGATTTCGTTCACATGCTTCTCAAGAAACGCCTCTTTTCCTCGCCCATGGCTTTCGCGCTCACGCTGGCGAAACATCGGGACACTCTCGAACGAGGCAAGCCAAAAGGCGATCGCGACACCATGGACGATCGCATTCTGCGCAAGGCGATCCTGAAAACCGAAGAGGAATATTCGGACGATTCACTGGTTGAAGAAGCCCAGCACGAAGCGGTCGAGGTGGTGGGCGAACTCGCGCCACCTCTGTCACGCGAGCAGAGAGACATGCTCGACCGTCTCTCCGCATGGGGGGAGAAAGCACGCAACCGCGTCGACTCGAAAGCCAAGGCCATTCTCGACTGGCTCGAGAGCCATCTGAAGACGGATGGACGCTGGAACGGAAAACGAGTGATTCTGTTCACCGAATACCGGGCCACCCATTCGTGGCTCCATCAGATTCTCACCGCCAACGGCTATGGCGGCGATCGCTTGATGTACCTGCACGGAAGCATGCTGCCGGACGAGCGCGAATCGGTCAAAGCCGCGTTCCAGGCGCATCCGGACATTTCACCGGTTCGCATCCTGCTCGCGACCGACGCGGCCTCGGAAGGTATCGACCTCCAGAACCACTGTAACTACCTCATCCATGTCGAGATTCCGTGGAACCCCAATGTCATGGAACAGCGCAACGGCCGTATCGACCGACACGGGCAGAAGGAAGACTCCGTCTTCATCTGGCATCCGGTGGGGAAAGGTTTCTCCGCGAGATCTGCCGACAGATCCGTCAAACCCGGCGATGTCGCGGGCGATCACGAGTATTTGATGCGTGCCGTCCTCAAGATCGACACGATCCGGGAGGACCTCGGCAGCGTCGGACCGGTCATCGCCCGGCAGATCGAAGAAGCCATGCTCGGCAGGCGTAGCGGCCTGGATACCGCCTCGGCGGAAGCCAAGGCCGCCAAGGCGAGGAAGTTCGTCACGGCGGAAAAGCGTCTTCAGGAGCGCATCGCCCGCCTGCACGAGAGACTCATGGAAGCGAAGAACGATTTCCATTTGTCGCCCGAGCACATTTCGCGTGCGGTCGAGGTCGCTTTGGATCTGGCGGAAAAGCCGTCGCTCAAGCCCACCGGATCGACCCACGGCGAAAAGGGAAGCGTTTTCGAAGTGCCCGTCCTCCCCGGTTCCTGGGGCAGAGCCACCGTCGGACTGGAACACCCCCATACCGGCGTTCGCCGCCCGATCACCTTCGACCACGATGTCGCCAAAGGTAGAGACGATGTCGTCCTGGCCCATCTCAACCACCGGTTGGTGCAGATGTGTCTGCGCCTGCTTCGGGAGGAGATCTGGAAGCTCGACGACGTCAAGCGACTTCACCGCGTGGCGGTCCGAACCGTGCCCGACAGTGAATTGCGAGTCCCGGCGGTGGCGGTCTGGTCGCGCTTGGTGATCACCGGCGGAGACCACCATCGCCTTCACGAAGAGCTGACCCTCGCCGGTGGCGAACTCGAACACAAACGGTTCGCCCGGATTTCCCAGGTCGGCAAACTGGAAGCTCTGGTCGCCCAAGGTTCGCCTATCGAACCCGACCAGGCGCTGTTCGACGTTCTGAAGGACAGGTTCGAGCGCCACGAAGACGCTCTCATGGCCGCTGTCGAAGCGAGATCCAGGGACCGCTTGAAGTTTCTCGAGAACACCCTCGACCGGCGCATGAAAAGCGAAATCGCCGATGTCCGAACCGTTCTGGACGAACTTGAGGCCAGCATCCGCAAGGAGCTGAAGTCGGATCGCCAAGGCGGCCAGCTCTATCTGCCCGGGTTCTCGCCCGAGGAGATGGCGCAGGTGAAGAAAGACGTCCATGCCCTGGAAGCCCGTTTGGCTCGGATTCCGGAAGAGCGGGAGGAAGAAAAGGCCGCGATCGAAAAACACTACGCCAAGCCGGTGGATCGAACGTTCCCGGTGGCCGTCGTGTTCCTCGTTCCGCAATCACAGGCAAGGAGGGGCTGA
- a CDS encoding Eco57I restriction-modification methylase domain-containing protein, with amino-acid sequence MKNLSKHAEWLSLIEISGPFLTVSMLDKAFPQGLEAVETPRRQKLRAAYEEWREAVDQEDKLLPELHREWVRLVLTEMLEYDHESLVHAGDWPDELPSVSSQEHAGTFKPDWIVRSPADGKPRLFIAVLPPDTDLESVQRGDGWPVSLQERMTLLCRAHGVRVGLLTDGERWMLVNAPVGSTSSQASWYARLWFQEPITLKAFQSLLGVRRCFGPAEDTLESLLDESLKHHEEVTDTLGEQVRRAVEVLVQCLDKADEDRNRELLHDVKPVELYEAGLTVMMRLVFVLCAEERGLLLLGDSVYDRCYAVSTLRGQLAEEADRHGPEVLDRRHDAWARLLAVFRVVYGGIEHESLRMPALGGSLFDPDRFPFLEGRAKGTGWRDTSAAPLPIDNRTVLLLLNSLQILEQSGGALLLSYRALDVEQIGHVYEGLLEHTVARVPRVTLGLQGSQKAKNPNVALAELESARLDGEAALVKLVLDVTGRSESAIRNGLSKPADDTVFGRVLGVCGGDTELAERIRPFTNLIRTDAWDDPIVYRDNSFMVTLGADRRETGTHYTPKSLTESIVTTTLEPVVYIGPAEGKPREEWKLKSSREILDLKVCDPAMGSGAFLVQACRYLGEKLVEAWLHEEAAGKAITVDGEALDQLGAEEPLPPQLDERLTIARRLVAERCLYGVDINPLAVELAKLSIWLVTLAKGRPFGFLDHNLRSGDSLLGIHRLEQLTRLRMDTESGRQYQLRIFGQNVEAAVNEAIELRKRLRATTIRDIKDVEAMARLDREARRKLESVELIADAMIGEALRCGGNSRALDTALDTLATMAGDFLGGNEKMGEQIVRKAKSGLAVDLPGSKSIRKPFHWNLEFPEVFGSKQGGFDVWVSNPPFMGGRKISSNLGESYEKAIKRLLMDGAKGSVNLVAYFFLRSLLLLRNTGIAGFIATDSITESDTRTQALARVFESATTYFGLSSFPWPGKAGVHVSVIVFSLRTWKGTVVLDGEQVESISTMLEPGSELQAPYPLSSNAGFCSDGVKVQGIGFVLEETEALSILATEPASNAVITKYVVGDDINKCPHQTGSRWVINFWTREKDEAEKFKTPWAIVEERVRPYREKLTRQVHESCFWKFWDRREAFHNRVRQHGKALVASKLSKHFCLTFGNPAHIYSEKVKLFDFKTYSAFAVLQSVAHTEWALVWGSTTGETPAYVGTSCFDTFPFPSSMLVGDSLSHEAIDPRLETVGKAYFEQRATMCEVRQLGFTAVYNLVHSQTENAEDVVRLRELIVQLDRAVLAAYGWQDVEPHYQFVETKRGSRFGVDGASRVEVLKRLSALNRQRYEEEVARRLLFEGAPRTSSRVPRSGRSSSAAPSLPVLDFEARSIAALNGTDSVSAIFDFLRTHEGWHTKADIIAAIHISDAKWKPTIDDLMASGRIERQGERRGARYRAVKNGGNR; translated from the coding sequence ATGAAGAATCTATCCAAACACGCCGAATGGCTCTCCCTGATTGAGATATCCGGGCCGTTCCTGACCGTATCCATGCTGGACAAGGCGTTTCCGCAAGGGCTGGAAGCGGTGGAAACTCCGCGACGTCAGAAACTCAGGGCCGCCTACGAGGAATGGCGCGAAGCGGTGGACCAGGAAGACAAACTGTTGCCGGAATTGCACCGGGAATGGGTCCGTCTGGTGCTGACGGAAATGCTCGAATACGACCACGAATCCCTCGTCCATGCGGGCGACTGGCCGGACGAACTCCCAAGCGTTTCGTCGCAGGAACACGCCGGGACGTTCAAACCCGACTGGATCGTCCGCTCTCCCGCAGACGGAAAGCCACGCCTGTTCATCGCCGTTCTGCCGCCGGACACCGATCTCGAGTCGGTCCAGCGAGGTGACGGCTGGCCCGTTTCCCTCCAGGAGCGTATGACCCTGCTCTGCCGCGCCCATGGCGTGCGCGTGGGGCTTTTGACCGATGGCGAACGTTGGATGCTGGTCAACGCGCCGGTGGGTTCCACCTCCAGCCAGGCGTCCTGGTACGCCCGCCTGTGGTTCCAGGAGCCGATCACCCTGAAGGCCTTCCAGTCTTTGCTCGGTGTCCGGCGCTGTTTCGGCCCGGCGGAAGATACCCTGGAATCGCTTCTGGACGAATCCCTCAAGCATCACGAGGAGGTCACGGATACCCTCGGCGAGCAGGTCCGTCGTGCGGTCGAGGTGCTCGTGCAGTGTCTCGACAAGGCCGACGAGGACCGCAACCGGGAACTCCTCCACGACGTGAAACCCGTCGAACTCTACGAGGCCGGGCTTACCGTGATGATGCGGCTGGTGTTCGTCCTCTGTGCCGAAGAGCGTGGGCTGCTCCTTCTCGGCGATTCGGTCTACGACCGGTGCTACGCCGTCTCCACCCTGCGCGGGCAACTGGCGGAAGAGGCGGACCGTCACGGACCGGAGGTGCTCGACCGCCGTCACGATGCCTGGGCCAGACTGCTCGCCGTATTCCGGGTCGTCTATGGTGGCATCGAGCACGAAAGCCTGCGGATGCCCGCCTTGGGCGGCTCGCTGTTCGATCCCGACCGTTTCCCGTTCCTGGAGGGCCGGGCCAAGGGCACCGGTTGGCGGGATACCTCGGCCGCTCCGCTTCCCATCGACAACCGCACCGTGCTGCTGCTTTTGAACTCGCTGCAGATCCTGGAGCAGTCCGGTGGTGCGCTGCTGCTGTCCTACCGTGCGCTCGATGTCGAGCAGATCGGGCATGTCTACGAAGGCCTCCTCGAACACACCGTGGCTCGCGTTCCCCGCGTGACCCTGGGCCTGCAGGGATCACAGAAGGCGAAGAACCCGAACGTGGCTCTCGCGGAACTGGAATCGGCCCGTCTGGACGGCGAGGCGGCGCTCGTCAAATTGGTTCTGGACGTAACCGGGCGGAGCGAATCGGCCATCAGGAACGGTCTGTCCAAGCCCGCCGACGACACGGTCTTCGGTCGGGTGTTGGGTGTCTGTGGTGGAGACACCGAATTGGCCGAGCGTATCCGCCCTTTCACGAACCTGATCCGCACTGACGCCTGGGACGATCCGATCGTCTATCGCGACAACTCGTTCATGGTCACCCTTGGGGCCGACCGGCGCGAGACCGGCACCCATTACACCCCGAAATCCCTCACCGAGAGCATCGTTACCACCACGCTCGAACCGGTGGTGTACATCGGCCCGGCCGAGGGCAAGCCCCGGGAGGAATGGAAGCTCAAGTCTTCGCGGGAAATTCTCGACCTCAAGGTCTGCGACCCCGCCATGGGTTCGGGGGCCTTCCTCGTTCAGGCTTGTCGCTATCTCGGCGAGAAGCTGGTGGAGGCTTGGTTGCACGAAGAGGCAGCCGGAAAGGCCATCACCGTCGACGGCGAGGCGCTCGACCAACTCGGTGCGGAGGAACCCCTGCCACCCCAGCTCGACGAACGGCTGACCATCGCCCGTCGCCTGGTGGCCGAGCGCTGCCTGTACGGCGTGGACATCAACCCGCTGGCCGTGGAGCTGGCCAAACTCTCCATCTGGCTGGTGACTCTCGCCAAGGGCAGGCCGTTCGGTTTTCTCGATCACAACCTTCGCTCCGGCGACAGTCTGCTGGGTATCCACCGGCTGGAACAGCTCACCCGGTTGCGCATGGATACGGAATCCGGGCGGCAGTACCAGCTTCGCATCTTCGGCCAGAACGTCGAGGCGGCCGTTAACGAGGCCATCGAACTGCGCAAGCGGCTCCGCGCCACGACCATTCGGGACATAAAGGATGTCGAAGCCATGGCCCGGCTGGATCGAGAGGCGCGACGGAAACTCGAATCCGTCGAACTGATCGCCGACGCCATGATAGGTGAGGCGCTCCGGTGTGGCGGCAATTCCCGGGCACTCGATACCGCGCTTGACACACTCGCGACCATGGCGGGTGATTTCCTGGGCGGTAACGAGAAGATGGGTGAGCAGATTGTCCGTAAGGCGAAATCCGGCTTGGCTGTCGACTTGCCCGGCTCTAAGTCGATCAGGAAACCCTTTCACTGGAATTTGGAGTTTCCGGAGGTTTTTGGAAGCAAGCAAGGTGGCTTTGACGTATGGGTCAGTAATCCTCCTTTCATGGGTGGGCGCAAGATATCGTCGAACCTAGGCGAGTCCTACGAAAAAGCGATCAAACGACTCCTGATGGACGGTGCCAAAGGTTCTGTGAACCTGGTCGCCTACTTTTTTCTCCGCTCGCTCCTACTGCTTCGGAACACTGGTATCGCTGGCTTCATCGCGACGGACTCCATCACCGAGAGCGACACGCGGACGCAGGCCCTTGCGCGTGTCTTTGAGAGCGCGACGACCTACTTTGGGCTCTCGTCCTTCCCTTGGCCTGGAAAGGCTGGCGTCCACGTCTCAGTGATAGTGTTCAGCCTACGAACTTGGAAAGGGACCGTAGTGTTGGATGGCGAGCAGGTTGAGTCAATCTCGACAATGCTTGAACCCGGATCTGAATTACAAGCTCCTTATCCACTCTCATCTAACGCTGGTTTTTGTTCTGATGGAGTGAAGGTGCAGGGCATCGGTTTCGTTTTAGAAGAAACTGAAGCTCTTTCAATCCTTGCGACGGAACCGGCGTCTAATGCAGTGATCACGAAATACGTTGTCGGTGACGACATCAACAAGTGTCCCCATCAAACCGGTTCTCGATGGGTCATCAACTTCTGGACACGAGAGAAAGACGAGGCCGAAAAATTCAAGACACCATGGGCGATTGTGGAGGAACGAGTGCGTCCGTATCGCGAGAAGCTAACGCGACAGGTGCATGAAAGCTGTTTCTGGAAGTTCTGGGACCGTCGGGAGGCATTCCACAACCGCGTCCGTCAACACGGCAAAGCGCTTGTGGCTTCCAAGTTGTCGAAACACTTCTGTTTGACGTTCGGCAACCCGGCGCACATCTATTCGGAGAAGGTAAAACTCTTCGATTTCAAAACCTACAGCGCTTTCGCCGTTCTCCAGTCGGTCGCACATACAGAATGGGCACTTGTCTGGGGATCGACGACAGGAGAGACGCCTGCATACGTTGGGACGAGCTGCTTCGACACATTCCCGTTTCCGTCTAGCATGCTGGTTGGCGACTCTCTCTCGCACGAGGCGATCGATCCACGTCTTGAGACCGTCGGCAAAGCCTATTTCGAACAACGTGCCACCATGTGCGAAGTGCGGCAGCTGGGATTCACTGCCGTTTACAACTTGGTGCATTCGCAGACTGAAAATGCCGAAGACGTCGTTCGTCTTCGCGAATTGATTGTGCAGCTCGACCGAGCCGTCCTTGCTGCCTACGGATGGCAGGACGTTGAGCCTCATTACCAGTTTGTAGAGACGAAGCGTGGAAGCCGCTTTGGCGTCGACGGCGCATCTCGTGTCGAGGTGCTGAAGCGACTTTCGGCACTGAACCGTCAGCGTTATGAGGAAGAAGTCGCCCGACGGCTGCTTTTCGAGGGCGCACCGCGAACATCATCCCGAGTCCCTCGCTCTGGTCGCTCCAGCTCAGCCGCACCTTCACTGCCTGTCCTTGATTTCGAAGCGAGATCAATTGCTGCCTTGAATGGCACAGATTCAGTCAGCGCCATTTTTGACTTCCTGCGCACCCACGAAGGTTGGCACACCAAGGCCGACATCATAGCTGCCATCCACATCAGCGACGCCAAATGGAAGCCAACCATCGATGACTTGATGGCAAGTGGCAGGATCGAACGTCAAGGCGAACGACGTGGCGCACGATATCGTGCCGTGAAGAATGGAGGCAACCGATGA
- a CDS encoding serine/threonine-protein kinase — protein sequence MPPHVPLNTGDRLYKYELQARLGGGGFGDVWLAHDHSISRDVAVKVLATNVTIDERLQEARIGNHLDHQNLVKMHYADVVQHNGVDIVIIAMDYHANGSIMNGVNAGNFMPIPDVIRFMVDILRGLEYLHELNLYHSDIKPQNILVGTSNQGVLTDYGISCHSPVGCSAPHRGFYKLHAAPEVLQNGHVSVQTDIYQVGITAFRLLNGLGMVRDKFNSLGQTDYYQLVQQGKVVQSGDYLPFIPRNLKSVVNKAVHVDPANRYQSAVEMRRALERLGYPGYWTCDPSGGFVGHNANYEFRFEEQPKGAKLFDFTAFKKNKATGRETRVGEYSTKNVHRKQSDEAKRNFMQWVVTG from the coding sequence ATGCCTCCTCACGTTCCGCTCAACACGGGAGATCGTCTCTACAAATACGAGCTGCAAGCGCGGCTGGGTGGAGGCGGCTTCGGAGATGTTTGGTTGGCCCACGATCACAGCATTTCCAGGGATGTCGCCGTCAAGGTTCTGGCCACGAACGTCACCATCGATGAGCGGCTGCAGGAAGCTCGCATAGGAAATCATCTGGATCATCAGAACCTGGTGAAGATGCATTACGCCGATGTCGTCCAGCACAACGGCGTCGACATCGTCATCATCGCGATGGACTATCACGCCAACGGCTCGATCATGAATGGAGTAAATGCCGGTAACTTCATGCCCATTCCGGACGTGATTCGCTTCATGGTCGATATCCTGCGCGGGCTGGAGTACCTCCACGAGCTGAATCTATATCACAGCGATATCAAGCCTCAGAACATCCTGGTCGGGACCAGCAACCAGGGAGTCCTCACGGATTATGGCATTTCGTGCCATTCACCCGTCGGCTGCTCCGCGCCACATCGGGGCTTCTACAAGCTCCATGCTGCACCTGAAGTTCTACAAAACGGGCATGTGAGCGTGCAAACCGACATATACCAGGTCGGGATCACCGCTTTCCGGTTGCTCAACGGTCTCGGGATGGTCCGCGACAAATTCAACAGCCTCGGGCAAACCGATTATTACCAACTGGTTCAGCAGGGCAAGGTCGTCCAATCCGGGGATTATTTGCCCTTCATCCCACGGAATTTGAAAAGTGTCGTCAACAAGGCCGTCCACGTCGACCCCGCGAATCGCTATCAATCCGCCGTGGAAATGCGTCGTGCCCTGGAGCGGCTCGGTTATCCGGGATACTGGACCTGCGACCCCTCCGGTGGATTTGTGGGGCACAACGCCAACTACGAGTTTCGCTTCGAGGAGCAGCCAAAGGGGGCCAAACTTTTCGACTTCACGGCATTCAAGAAGAACAAGGCGACCGGCCGGGAAACTCGTGTCGGTGAATATTCGACGAAGAATGTCCACCGAAAGCAGTCTGACGAGGCGAAACGAAATTTCATGCAATGGGTGGTAACAGGATGA